Proteins from a single region of Phycisphaeraceae bacterium D3-23:
- a CDS encoding DNRLRE domain-containing protein, whose amino-acid sequence MSGPGIPYPELLRLCIALSDGTISAADFRRLDSLIQSEDEARAFYLEFTRLSAALEQRAGASAGDVLEDLDDSGELDDGWADALAALDAGAAQAAPVDRTQELARRELDAKEKSRRARRAAERAYRLAHGDAARPLVIPKPIAWLGLAAALGLVATLVFYFNRPAPPTHTADRPLSHSDPAAGDDTPVLATVVHTFGAHWEGDVLGASVGDDLTRGAHRLVAGRVEIELDDGVRVAVEAPATFRLTRSGTLWLEHGRLVADVPSTARGFTIQTPTGRVVDRAATFGLAIGTGGTEVNVFRGVVDLYAADVNLAAAVGRVGPLEAGVVDVRGRFEWAEFDPASFDAFADEGLAPRVTRHTVTIRQGSDGYRGTVDTWFSGRTGLDEQAGSPRGAYLRVGAWDDVNQQAVLRFDGLFGGSDAQVPGDARVVLAELVLHNAPDIRDSFGALSPQGDAFAVHRLHVAWGEADGYGDAPWAGGATPQIDPDDREAQASPLADCGGLATAATSYIVPAGSWIEMDVTPAVAAWAAGEPNHGFLLQSLGGHPQSPTGQAEGDAIFLASAEYASDPALRPALVITYLTTDSP is encoded by the coding sequence ATGAGCGGGCCGGGCATCCCCTATCCCGAGTTGCTGCGTCTTTGTATCGCGCTGTCGGACGGCACGATCTCGGCGGCTGACTTTAGGCGCCTCGATAGCTTGATCCAGTCGGAGGACGAGGCCCGCGCCTTTTACCTGGAGTTTACCCGGTTGTCGGCCGCGCTCGAGCAGCGAGCCGGGGCGTCGGCCGGCGATGTGCTGGAAGATTTGGACGATTCGGGTGAGTTGGATGACGGCTGGGCCGACGCGCTCGCGGCGCTGGACGCCGGCGCGGCCCAGGCGGCGCCCGTGGACCGGACGCAGGAGCTTGCCCGGCGTGAGCTGGACGCAAAAGAGAAGTCCCGCCGCGCTCGCCGCGCGGCCGAGCGCGCCTACCGCTTAGCGCACGGCGACGCCGCGCGGCCGCTGGTCATCCCCAAGCCGATCGCCTGGCTTGGGCTCGCCGCGGCGCTCGGGCTGGTGGCGACACTGGTGTTTTACTTCAATCGGCCTGCGCCGCCGACGCATACAGCGGATCGGCCCCTCTCACATTCTGACCCGGCGGCGGGCGACGATACCCCGGTGCTTGCGACCGTGGTCCATACGTTCGGCGCTCATTGGGAGGGTGATGTGCTCGGGGCGTCGGTCGGGGACGACCTGACGCGGGGCGCACACCGCCTGGTAGCGGGTCGGGTCGAGATCGAGTTGGATGACGGTGTGCGTGTGGCGGTGGAAGCGCCGGCGACGTTCAGGCTCACCCGGTCGGGCACGCTCTGGCTTGAGCACGGCCGACTGGTTGCGGATGTGCCTTCGACGGCCCGAGGGTTCACGATCCAGACCCCGACGGGCCGGGTCGTGGACCGCGCGGCGACGTTCGGTCTCGCGATCGGGACGGGCGGGACAGAAGTCAACGTCTTCCGCGGCGTGGTCGATCTCTACGCCGCCGATGTCAATCTTGCGGCGGCGGTCGGCCGGGTCGGGCCTTTGGAGGCCGGCGTGGTGGATGTCCGGGGCCGATTCGAATGGGCCGAGTTTGATCCGGCGTCGTTCGATGCGTTCGCAGATGAGGGTTTAGCGCCGCGGGTGACCCGTCACACGGTCACGATACGGCAGGGCAGCGATGGCTATCGGGGCACAGTCGATACCTGGTTCAGCGGTCGCACCGGGCTCGATGAGCAAGCCGGCTCCCCGCGTGGGGCCTACCTGCGGGTGGGGGCGTGGGACGATGTCAATCAGCAGGCGGTCCTGCGTTTCGACGGGCTCTTCGGCGGGTCGGACGCGCAGGTTCCGGGGGATGCGCGGGTCGTCTTGGCCGAACTGGTCTTGCATAACGCACCGGACATCCGTGACTCGTTCGGCGCGCTCTCGCCCCAGGGCGATGCGTTCGCGGTTCACCGCCTGCATGTCGCGTGGGGCGAGGCAGACGGCTACGGCGACGCACCATGGGCGGGCGGCGCGACCCCACAGATCGACCCCGACGACCGGGAAGCCCAGGCAAGTCCGCTTGCCGACTGCGGGGGCTTGGCTACCGCTGCAACGTCATACATCGTCCCCGCCGGGTCCTGGATCGAGATGGACGTGACCCCTGCGGTCGCCGCGTGGGCGGCGGGCGAGCCCAACCACGGCTTCTTGCTGCAGTCGCTGGGCGGACACCCACAGTCGCCCACCGGGCAGGCCGAGGGCGACGCGATTTTCCTGGCCAGTGCCGAGTACGCGTCCGACCCGGCGCTGCGCCCAGCGCTCGTGATCACCTACCTGACGACCGACTCCCCATGA
- a CDS encoding prepilin-type N-terminal cleavage/methylation domain-containing protein produces the protein MRNRAFTLIELLVVISIIALLIAILLPALGAARYAARESQCVTQMKQQITAHMSFATDAKGAFAPHDAGNFSYARYSQQQKDSGQNIYDLVGREYMGSPDMMVCPVLDAEGQREEIGYAPFISGTFANWAYAESDPDTPVRIWSGYMWMGNPTFPVSYIDPRGDEIFAEGLDESSSDTYVASHRSIIWGGNTTNDWHGGSGTFGALDSRANPLGRGDGSVELTNASESEQRVVVSGQIWIW, from the coding sequence ATGCGAAACCGAGCATTCACCCTGATCGAATTGCTGGTCGTCATCTCCATCATCGCGCTCTTGATCGCGATCCTGCTGCCCGCCCTGGGCGCCGCGCGCTACGCCGCGCGGGAATCACAATGCGTGACCCAGATGAAGCAGCAGATCACCGCACACATGTCCTTCGCGACCGACGCCAAGGGCGCGTTCGCCCCGCACGACGCGGGCAACTTCAGCTACGCCCGCTACAGCCAACAGCAGAAAGACTCGGGCCAGAACATCTACGACCTGGTCGGCCGTGAATACATGGGCAGCCCGGACATGATGGTCTGCCCCGTCCTCGATGCCGAGGGGCAACGCGAGGAGATCGGCTACGCCCCGTTTATCAGCGGCACGTTCGCGAACTGGGCCTACGCGGAATCCGACCCCGACACCCCGGTCCGCATCTGGTCGGGGTATATGTGGATGGGCAACCCGACCTTCCCGGTCTCATACATCGACCCGCGCGGCGACGAGATTTTTGCCGAAGGGCTCGACGAATCGTCTTCCGATACCTACGTCGCGTCGCACCGCAGCATCATCTGGGGCGGGAACACGACCAACGATTGGCACGGCGGGTCGGGGACATTCGGAGCGCTGGACTCCCGCGCCAACCCGCTTGGCCGGGGCGACGGCTCGGTCGAGCTCACCAACGCCTCGGAATCCGAACAGCGCGTCGTCGTCTCGGGCCAGATCTGGATCTGGTAG
- a CDS encoding metallophosphoesterase has protein sequence MRHPRLFSCCLVAALGAVGTLRPAAAEPFSLVVLGDTQSYVVNDTLSANFTAQTQWIADQAEARNIRFVTHVGDIVEHDIAAEWDRADHAMSLLDHAGVPWSVAFGNHEWDQGQAFGGDTAYIEHFGPGRFGDAAWFGGASDNGRSTWQRFDAGGRTFLHITLEYDAPDEAIAWGQSVLDLPENQGLPTILTTHVYLNDNRNVGFTDASPTTVQHVTRPYTGGAGRNSGEDIWEEFVSVNDQVFMVFNGHYAGERLLVSTNEEGNEVFQMQVDYSRRPNGGDGWLKLLTFDVDAGEIVVQTYSPTLDEFAEFEPDANHPLNLLDEYTGPGDTVGDGDAAFTIQIDFDERFGAVPEPGVGALLVPGALALMHRQR, from the coding sequence ATGCGACACCCACGACTCTTTTCATGCTGCCTCGTCGCCGCGCTTGGCGCGGTCGGCACCCTCCGGCCCGCCGCCGCCGAGCCGTTCTCCCTGGTCGTCTTGGGCGACACGCAGAGCTATGTCGTCAACGACACGCTTAGCGCAAACTTCACGGCCCAGACGCAGTGGATCGCCGACCAGGCCGAGGCGCGCAATATCCGCTTTGTCACGCACGTCGGCGACATCGTCGAGCACGACATTGCAGCCGAGTGGGACCGCGCGGATCATGCGATGTCGCTCCTGGACCACGCCGGGGTCCCGTGGTCCGTCGCGTTTGGCAACCACGAGTGGGACCAGGGGCAGGCCTTCGGCGGGGACACCGCCTACATCGAACACTTCGGCCCCGGCCGGTTCGGCGACGCCGCGTGGTTTGGCGGGGCGAGCGACAACGGCCGGAGTACCTGGCAGCGTTTCGATGCCGGCGGACGCACCTTCCTGCATATCACATTGGAATACGACGCACCCGACGAGGCGATCGCGTGGGGCCAGTCCGTGCTGGATTTGCCTGAAAACCAGGGGCTACCCACGATTCTGACCACCCACGTCTACCTCAACGACAACCGCAACGTTGGCTTCACCGACGCCTCGCCAACGACGGTGCAGCATGTCACACGGCCCTACACCGGCGGCGCAGGGCGCAACAGCGGCGAGGACATCTGGGAGGAATTCGTTAGCGTCAACGACCAGGTCTTCATGGTCTTCAACGGCCACTACGCCGGCGAACGCCTGCTCGTCTCGACCAACGAAGAAGGCAACGAAGTGTTCCAGATGCAGGTCGACTACTCGCGTCGGCCCAACGGCGGGGACGGCTGGCTCAAGCTGCTGACCTTCGACGTCGATGCCGGAGAGATCGTCGTGCAGACCTACTCGCCGACGCTCGACGAATTCGCAGAGTTTGAACCCGACGCCAACCACCCGCTCAACCTGCTCGACGAATATACCGGCCCGGGCGACACCGTCGGCGACGGCGACGCAGCATTCACGATCCAGATCGACTTCGACGAGCGCTTCGGCGCGGTCCCCGAGCCCGGCGTCGGCGCACTGCTCGTCCCCGGCGCACTGGCACTCATGCATCGGCAACGCTAA
- a CDS encoding DNRLRE domain-containing protein, translating to MKLFTTTTATALTAATLLSAVPALAATVTVREGLDGYAGTQDTWFSERTTSGELNGFPEGSFIRSAQWASANQQALLRFDGVENMLTPGGTINSATLRLTVPSDITFSDGEANAVHQMLVDWAETDAYAAAPWAGGATQHIDLDGVEAAAVATADSTGFADGGGVIAQGTVIDLDVTAIVQNWADGDENYGFVFQSLGLAAGNGLFMASSEYVGADGEAARPTLIIDGDVVPEPGSLALLALGSLAVLRRRR from the coding sequence ATGAAACTGTTTACGACGACGACCGCGACCGCCCTGACCGCCGCGACGCTGCTGAGCGCAGTGCCCGCACTGGCCGCAACCGTCACGGTCCGCGAAGGGCTCGACGGCTACGCGGGCACGCAAGACACCTGGTTCAGCGAACGCACGACCAGCGGGGAGCTCAACGGGTTCCCCGAGGGCTCGTTCATCCGCAGCGCCCAGTGGGCCTCCGCGAACCAGCAGGCGCTGCTACGGTTTGACGGCGTTGAAAACATGCTGACGCCCGGCGGGACGATCAACAGCGCGACCCTCCGGCTGACGGTGCCCAGCGACATCACCTTCTCCGACGGCGAGGCCAACGCGGTGCATCAGATGCTCGTGGACTGGGCCGAGACCGACGCCTATGCCGCGGCCCCCTGGGCCGGCGGCGCGACCCAGCACATCGACCTCGACGGCGTGGAGGCTGCGGCGGTTGCCACGGCCGACTCCACGGGCTTCGCCGACGGCGGCGGGGTGATCGCGCAGGGCACGGTCATCGACCTTGATGTCACCGCGATCGTCCAAAACTGGGCTGACGGCGACGAAAACTACGGCTTCGTATTCCAGTCCCTCGGGCTCGCGGCGGGCAACGGCCTGTTCATGGCTTCGTCCGAGTACGTCGGCGCCGACGGCGAAGCCGCCCGGCCCACCCTCATCATCGACGGCGATGTGGTCCCCGAGCCCGGCTCGCTCGCGCTGCTCGCGCTGGGCTCGCTCGCCGTGCTTCGCCGACGCCGATGA
- a CDS encoding endonuclease/exonuclease/phosphatase family protein, with product MTRLSFAHPARWTLVLCLLLLPCAQGQAGESDSRDSSPAPEDLVEPREPGTLRIITYNILVAYGNYKIGDPYYPGDERRRRITGWLASQSPDVVALQEMNGYTPERLAEEAGAWGHEHAVLLKTTGYPTALTSRWPIEVLDRQTDGLHHGVMRCRTGGVDYVVVHLWPFEDEERRMHEIDAALTLAQDSRDNARPVVILGDFNAISPDDAPHFSELAHREYVRWGWDYIDDRRTPLTDVMQHVFDAGYTDPTAEHWPEGMVMDEPRVDFILVGPQLEDACVRSRWVFSQEIIKRSDHAPVVTDLRLPDNTDAGPTP from the coding sequence ATGACCCGCTTGAGCTTCGCGCACCCCGCTCGTTGGACGCTTGTCCTGTGCCTGCTGCTCTTGCCCTGTGCCCAGGGCCAGGCCGGCGAGTCGGATTCCCGGGATAGCTCGCCCGCGCCCGAAGACCTCGTCGAGCCGCGCGAGCCCGGGACCCTCCGCATCATCACCTACAACATCCTCGTCGCCTACGGCAACTACAAGATCGGCGACCCCTACTACCCGGGCGACGAGCGCAGGCGACGGATCACCGGCTGGCTCGCCAGCCAGTCGCCGGATGTTGTTGCGCTCCAAGAGATGAACGGGTACACGCCCGAGCGTTTGGCAGAAGAGGCCGGCGCGTGGGGGCACGAACACGCGGTGCTGCTCAAGACAACGGGCTACCCGACCGCACTCACGTCGCGCTGGCCGATCGAGGTGCTGGACCGGCAGACCGACGGGCTCCATCACGGCGTGATGCGCTGCCGGACCGGCGGGGTGGATTATGTCGTGGTCCACCTCTGGCCATTCGAGGATGAAGAGCGACGGATGCACGAGATCGACGCCGCGCTCACACTGGCGCAAGACTCGCGCGACAACGCCCGACCCGTCGTCATCCTCGGCGACTTCAACGCGATCTCACCCGACGACGCACCCCACTTCAGCGAGCTGGCCCACCGCGAGTACGTACGCTGGGGCTGGGACTACATCGACGACCGCCGAACACCGCTGACCGACGTGATGCAACACGTGTTCGACGCCGGCTACACCGACCCCACCGCAGAGCACTGGCCCGAGGGCATGGTGATGGATGAGCCCCGCGTCGACTTCATCCTTGTCGGCCCACAGCTCGAAGACGCTTGCGTCCGGTCGCGATGGGTCTTCTCGCAAGAGATCATCAAACGCTCCGACCACGCCCCGGTCGTCACCGACCTGCGCCTGCCCGACAACACCGACGCGGGCCCAACGCCGTAG
- a CDS encoding mechanosensitive ion channel has protein sequence MPTLIPLAQAETAQPVDDAAADAAVDGAIPGGLPDGATVEIDPSAVDGIDVNAPEVVDEPEVQGAVGDALEDIVPETGNESVDGAVNTLTDAVGGLVDGFIGMLPQLVIALLVIIVAAFLVKLADKLATKLMKRARLRESLRDLGRIAVRLVVWFAGLMVAAGIVFPGFGFAQLIATAGLASIAIGFAFQDIFENFFAGILILWRFPIENGDYIEVDGVMGQVEDVEIRMTKIRKTNGELVLVPNATIFKNKVTVLTNKPHRRLELAVGIAYGEDVAAGRKVILDAVKSCDTVRSDAPPEVLATAFGASSIDFLVIWWADNTPIDELRSTDQVVEAIKSALDEAGIEIPYPYRTLTFSKNEPDIIQAIAGRLGDRGGSAEQSE, from the coding sequence ATGCCAACACTGATCCCGCTTGCGCAAGCCGAAACCGCCCAGCCCGTTGATGACGCCGCCGCCGATGCTGCAGTCGACGGCGCGATACCCGGCGGGCTGCCCGACGGCGCGACGGTCGAGATCGACCCGTCGGCGGTGGACGGCATCGACGTCAATGCACCCGAAGTGGTCGATGAGCCCGAGGTGCAGGGCGCGGTCGGCGATGCGCTCGAGGACATCGTGCCCGAGACGGGGAACGAATCGGTTGACGGCGCGGTGAACACGCTGACCGATGCCGTCGGCGGGCTGGTCGATGGTTTTATCGGGATGCTGCCCCAGCTCGTGATCGCGCTGCTGGTCATCATCGTCGCAGCGTTTTTGGTGAAGCTGGCGGACAAGCTGGCGACGAAGCTGATGAAGCGCGCACGGCTGCGCGAGAGCCTGCGGGACCTGGGCCGGATCGCGGTGCGGCTGGTCGTCTGGTTCGCCGGGCTCATGGTCGCCGCAGGCATCGTGTTCCCCGGCTTCGGGTTTGCGCAGCTCATCGCCACGGCCGGGCTCGCGTCGATCGCGATCGGCTTCGCGTTCCAGGACATCTTCGAGAACTTCTTCGCCGGCATCCTGATCCTCTGGCGATTCCCGATCGAGAACGGCGACTACATCGAGGTCGACGGGGTCATGGGCCAGGTCGAAGACGTCGAGATCCGGATGACGAAGATCCGCAAGACCAACGGCGAATTGGTGCTGGTCCCTAATGCGACGATTTTCAAAAACAAAGTCACAGTCCTAACGAACAAGCCACATCGCCGGCTCGAACTCGCGGTCGGCATCGCGTACGGCGAAGATGTCGCCGCCGGACGCAAGGTGATCCTCGACGCGGTGAAGTCTTGCGACACCGTGCGCAGCGACGCACCGCCGGAGGTATTGGCCACCGCGTTTGGCGCATCGTCGATCGATTTTTTGGTGATCTGGTGGGCGGACAACACGCCGATCGACGAGCTGCGCAGCACGGACCAGGTGGTCGAAGCGATCAAGTCGGCACTGGACGAAGCGGGCATCGAGATCCCGTACCCGTATCGCACACTGACGTTCAGCAAGAACGAGCCCGACATTATTCAGGCGATCGCGGGCCGTTTGGGCGATCGCGGTGGGTCGGCGGAACAAAGCGAATAG
- a CDS encoding GNAT family N-acetyltransferase has translation MELTLRELIDDDLPILFEHQRDAESNRMAAFTAKDPDDRPAFDAHWAKVRAHPTVTLRTIEALQDGEHVVVGSVLVHGWFDEPEVSFGIGRAYWGRGYATAALKLFLEEITLRPLHARAASDNAGSLRVLDKCGFVITGTEHGFANARGAEIEETLLVLR, from the coding sequence ATGGAGCTGACTTTACGCGAGTTGATCGACGACGATCTGCCGATTCTGTTTGAGCACCAGCGTGACGCCGAGTCAAACCGTATGGCCGCGTTCACCGCGAAAGACCCCGACGACCGCCCGGCCTTTGATGCGCACTGGGCGAAAGTTCGCGCCCACCCGACGGTCACGCTGCGCACGATCGAGGCGCTGCAGGACGGCGAACACGTCGTCGTCGGGAGCGTGCTGGTCCATGGCTGGTTCGACGAGCCCGAGGTCAGCTTCGGCATCGGCCGAGCGTACTGGGGCCGGGGTTACGCAACCGCGGCGCTCAAGCTGTTTCTCGAAGAGATCACGCTGCGCCCGCTGCACGCCCGCGCGGCGAGCGACAACGCCGGGTCGCTGCGCGTCCTCGACAAGTGCGGCTTCGTCATCACCGGCACGGAGCACGGCTTCGCCAACGCACGCGGCGCTGAGATCGAAGAGACGCTACTGGTGCTGCGCTGA